In a genomic window of Nocardiopsis mwathae:
- a CDS encoding RraA family protein, with product MTALAPAHPDFEALRERMSRLDTAAVSDAMDSLHAMDSLHAAPFMLPHIRPRTPGTVACGPAFTVRYRPVADTAGFRNAANYIDEVPAGSVIVVDNGGSRTCTNWGSLLSTVAQENGVAGTVVNGSVRDVREGRALGYPLFSTAVTMVSGKNRVVLDRTGVQVDIEGTVVAPGDWVFADDNGALRIPASALPEVIRRAEAVERTESRIRRAVLGGSRLDAARARFGYARPWEDGGDDGDL from the coding sequence ATGACTGCTCTTGCTCCCGCACACCCTGACTTCGAAGCGCTACGCGAGCGAATGTCCCGGCTGGACACGGCCGCTGTCTCCGACGCGATGGACAGTCTCCACGCCATGGACAGTCTGCACGCCGCACCGTTCATGCTGCCCCATATCAGACCCCGAACCCCGGGCACCGTGGCTTGCGGACCCGCGTTCACCGTCCGCTATCGGCCCGTTGCGGACACTGCCGGTTTTCGCAATGCCGCCAACTACATCGATGAAGTACCCGCCGGCTCGGTCATCGTCGTTGACAATGGCGGCAGCCGCACCTGTACCAACTGGGGCTCCCTACTCAGCACGGTCGCCCAGGAAAACGGCGTGGCAGGTACGGTCGTGAACGGCTCGGTACGAGATGTGCGAGAAGGCCGTGCCCTGGGCTACCCGCTGTTCAGTACGGCAGTGACGATGGTCAGCGGTAAGAACCGCGTCGTGCTGGACCGCACCGGTGTGCAGGTAGACATCGAGGGCACGGTGGTCGCGCCGGGTGACTGGGTGTTCGCTGACGACAACGGGGCGCTGCGCATCCCAGCTTCTGCGCTTCCGGAAGTCATCCGACGTGCCGAAGCTGTGGAACGTACGGAGTCCCGTATCCGCCGAGCTGTCCTTGGTGGCAGCAGGCTGGACGCGGCACGCGCCCGCTTCGGCTACGCGCGGCCGTGGGAGGACGGGGGCGATGATGGTGACCTCTGA
- a CDS encoding isocitrate/isopropylmalate family dehydrogenase, with product MNRKTIAVLPGDGIGPEVLDAALPVIEYLGVPLDLEFGDIGWECWRAEGNPVPDRTWELISRSDAVLLGATTSKPPREAAAQLEPELRKRGAQYVSPIIQLRQQLDLFANLRPVENYLGGGTPYRFCVVRENTEGLYAGLDFRDVPDEMWPLVAEHPNVLRSGHADTTASIRLQTSHGLDRILRFAFETARHRGYERVTLADKPNVLRHSSAYVRQRLETIAADYPEIISEVLNVDAVALWMVRRPERFGVVVAENMFGDILSDLGGGVMGGLGLAASANIGEAGGYFEPVHGSAPAMAGQGRANPAAAFLTIGLMLEHLGFASEAEGIQEAVRHVARRRDRVTYDLGGTATTTEAAASIIDACRSAPDMPTAAILSIGDELLSGDLEDSNGRNASRVLGEHGIAVRVRHTVRDDEAAISDTIQGCLGRDDVIVVMGGLGPTSDDVTRSAVARALNRPLEHRERAWQGVVERLTRFGVAIHVDNRRQALFPEGAELLPNPNGSAWGCRAEAQGSVVIMLPGPPRECLPMLAEAMHEALAHLPRQPERTTVFRRTLGIIEADVAALVDELVRDSRLPIKSAYRWHYPYVDIRLDGSADAVGTLAKRVDSALMDYIVTDQHRTAVQELALLLDQHDLALDIDDQLTEGAFAAKLAEERRSSGSQTLSVALSGTWQDGDRENYTGTVALSCTVRDASGERTRGLTIPNRGAEVGTYFTEFAGWSVVRHLTDHRVPEVSE from the coding sequence ATGAACCGCAAGACCATCGCAGTACTGCCTGGTGATGGGATCGGGCCGGAAGTCCTGGATGCCGCGCTTCCGGTGATCGAGTACCTCGGCGTACCCCTCGATCTGGAATTCGGCGACATCGGTTGGGAGTGCTGGCGCGCAGAGGGAAACCCCGTGCCGGACCGCACATGGGAGCTGATCAGCCGCAGCGACGCCGTTCTGCTGGGAGCCACCACGAGTAAGCCGCCTCGCGAGGCAGCAGCGCAACTGGAGCCCGAACTGCGCAAGCGCGGGGCGCAGTATGTCTCGCCGATCATCCAACTGCGCCAGCAACTGGACCTGTTCGCAAACCTTCGCCCCGTGGAGAACTACCTCGGCGGCGGTACTCCCTACCGCTTCTGCGTGGTCCGGGAGAACACAGAGGGGCTGTATGCGGGTCTCGATTTCCGCGACGTACCGGACGAGATGTGGCCCCTGGTCGCCGAACATCCCAACGTGCTCCGCAGCGGTCATGCCGACACCACGGCCAGCATCCGCCTTCAGACATCGCACGGCTTGGACCGCATCCTGCGGTTCGCCTTCGAAACCGCCCGTCACCGTGGCTACGAGCGGGTCACTCTCGCAGACAAGCCCAACGTTCTACGGCATAGCAGCGCCTACGTCCGCCAGCGTCTGGAGACGATCGCCGCGGACTACCCGGAGATCATCTCTGAGGTGCTCAATGTGGACGCGGTCGCGTTGTGGATGGTGCGTCGTCCTGAACGCTTCGGCGTCGTTGTTGCCGAGAACATGTTCGGTGACATCCTCTCCGACCTCGGCGGTGGCGTCATGGGTGGGCTGGGTCTGGCCGCCAGCGCCAACATCGGCGAAGCCGGCGGCTACTTCGAGCCGGTGCACGGCAGTGCCCCGGCCATGGCAGGTCAGGGGCGCGCCAACCCTGCTGCCGCGTTCCTGACCATCGGTCTGATGCTGGAGCATCTCGGCTTTGCCAGTGAGGCCGAGGGCATTCAGGAGGCCGTAAGGCACGTGGCCCGCCGCCGCGACCGGGTGACCTACGATCTCGGCGGTACCGCCACGACGACCGAGGCAGCAGCGTCAATCATCGACGCCTGTCGTTCGGCGCCGGACATGCCCACGGCCGCGATCCTGTCCATCGGTGACGAGCTCCTCAGCGGTGACCTGGAGGACTCCAATGGAAGGAACGCTTCACGGGTACTCGGCGAGCACGGGATTGCGGTCCGAGTTCGCCACACCGTCCGCGACGACGAGGCCGCGATCTCGGACACGATCCAAGGCTGCCTCGGGCGCGACGACGTCATCGTGGTCATGGGGGGACTTGGCCCCACTTCGGATGATGTGACCCGCAGTGCCGTAGCCCGCGCGCTCAATCGTCCCCTGGAGCACAGAGAGCGAGCCTGGCAGGGTGTCGTGGAACGCCTTACCCGCTTCGGTGTCGCTATCCACGTCGACAACCGCCGCCAAGCCCTGTTCCCTGAGGGCGCCGAGCTGCTCCCGAACCCCAACGGGTCGGCATGGGGATGCCGCGCCGAGGCCCAGGGGAGCGTAGTGATCATGCTTCCTGGCCCGCCCCGGGAATGCCTCCCGATGCTGGCGGAGGCAATGCACGAGGCCCTCGCACACCTGCCTCGCCAGCCCGAGAGGACCACGGTCTTCCGGCGCACGCTCGGCATCATCGAGGCAGATGTGGCGGCTTTGGTGGACGAGCTTGTTCGGGACAGTCGGCTGCCGATCAAGTCGGCCTATCGCTGGCACTACCCGTACGTCGATATCCGGCTGGACGGCTCGGCAGACGCGGTCGGCACCCTCGCTAAGCGCGTGGACTCCGCGCTGATGGACTACATCGTTACCGACCAGCACCGCACGGCTGTCCAGGAGTTGGCACTGCTGTTGGACCAACACGACCTGGCGCTGGACATCGATGACCAGCTCACTGAAGGCGCCTTCGCTGCCAAGCTGGCCGAGGAACGCCGTAGCAGCGGCTCGCAGACCCTCAGCGTCGCCCTGTCCGGGACATGGCAGGACGGGGACCGCGAGAACTACACCGGCACAGTCGCCCTGAGCTGTACGGTTCGCGACGCATCCGGCGAGCGCACACGTGGACTGACCATTCCCAATCGCGGAGCCGAGGTCGGCACCTACTTCACCGAGTTTGCTGGATGGTCCGTTGTCCGGCACCTCACTGACCACCGCGTCCCGGAGGTATCCGAATGA
- a CDS encoding beta/alpha barrel domain-containing protein: protein MITNLDVTLRDGGYRNNFEFPLDYAIRHAKESAAAGMEWIEIGYRNGSFKPMPDIGITGLGADDYIRAIADVVAPERLCMILHPKNITEDDLPRMYEAGIRLVRFCLPSGAPGPGLAMLSQAADLGFSTTVNITRVSQLPRRRLAELAAMSGDAGADVVYLADSNGSLLPHEVSELVTLVRSVTDAAIGLHAHNNLGLALSNAIAAVDAGATWIDSSVLGMGKGPGNLVTEQWVAYLARHGRGQGYDLGRILSLAHGMEAEFEEAVPSLPLPDLILGHFDLSVEERSKLPTHWIGDAFSAARELKAAGAR, encoded by the coding sequence ATGATTACCAATCTTGACGTCACTCTGCGCGACGGTGGATACAGGAACAACTTTGAATTCCCACTCGACTACGCGATTCGCCATGCCAAGGAGAGTGCCGCTGCGGGGATGGAGTGGATCGAGATCGGATATCGGAACGGTTCATTCAAGCCCATGCCAGATATCGGCATCACCGGGTTGGGAGCAGACGACTACATTCGTGCGATTGCCGACGTGGTCGCCCCGGAACGACTCTGTATGATCCTCCACCCCAAGAACATCACGGAGGACGACCTGCCTCGTATGTACGAGGCCGGCATCCGGCTAGTGCGGTTCTGCCTGCCGTCCGGCGCGCCCGGACCTGGTTTGGCCATGCTTTCGCAGGCCGCAGACCTTGGCTTCAGTACCACTGTCAACATCACGCGAGTCAGCCAACTTCCGCGACGTCGACTGGCGGAGCTCGCTGCGATGTCCGGTGATGCTGGTGCTGACGTCGTATACCTGGCCGACTCCAATGGCAGCCTGCTACCGCATGAGGTATCCGAACTTGTCACTCTGGTCCGGTCGGTGACCGATGCGGCTATCGGCCTGCACGCGCACAACAACCTCGGTCTGGCGCTTTCCAACGCGATTGCCGCGGTGGATGCGGGAGCGACCTGGATCGACTCCTCCGTGCTCGGGATGGGTAAGGGGCCGGGCAACCTCGTCACTGAACAATGGGTCGCCTACCTCGCTCGCCACGGGCGGGGACAGGGATATGACCTGGGCCGAATCCTGAGTCTCGCCCATGGCATGGAGGCGGAATTCGAAGAGGCCGTGCCTTCTCTTCCATTGCCTGACCTGATCCTGGGTCACTTCGACCTGTCCGTCGAAGAGCGCAGCAAGCTGCCCACGCATTGGATCGGTGACGCCTTCTCGGCAGCTCGCGAACTGAAGGCTGCGGGGGCCCGGTGA
- a CDS encoding tautomerase family protein has translation MPLIQVQQTPGKTAEQKAELVRELTNAYVQATGSKPESVWVTVQEIDTESWSIAGETLAARAAKR, from the coding sequence ATGCCTCTTATCCAGGTGCAGCAGACCCCCGGCAAGACCGCCGAGCAGAAGGCCGAACTCGTCCGCGAACTGACCAACGCCTACGTACAGGCCACTGGCAGCAAGCCGGAAAGCGTGTGGGTGACCGTGCAGGAGATCGACACCGAAAGTTGGTCGATCGCAGGAGAGACGCTCGCCGCCCGCGCCGCCAAGCGCTGA
- a CDS encoding multidrug effflux MFS transporter codes for MKSSETTRTPYALLLAVLCSLNAGGLFASDINLPGVPATAHALDTPVASVQWTFSAFMIGIAISQAVYGPISDAYGRKRVIVSGLGLFVLASLVCAAAPTVEVFAAGRLLQALGAGSGMVLGRAVISDLYDEKDAARMFATVMPIVGVSPSIAPLIGGYLTTYVSWRAPFLVTALIGLATLVVMARSIPESLPPERRSRHLGATLRGYPRLLAQPLFWAYTMNLAVAYGGYFGYLAASPLVFERMGLATETTSYCYITVSIAYVVGNLSSRRLVRTRPINQLLWLGHGFFFAGALMMLGLGIAGVGAPWGLLVLVFMPVMTFGNGFLLPLSMSAGVTAFRTAAGSASGLMGALQLLGASLGIYLSSLLPAGDLFALGWFVVGASLVGIAAFAVFLSQAAQRATTQPTGGEPTHTIAPRGDQ; via the coding sequence ATGAAGTCCTCCGAGACAACACGCACGCCTTACGCCCTGCTGCTCGCAGTGCTGTGCTCCCTCAACGCCGGAGGGCTGTTCGCCTCCGACATCAACTTGCCAGGGGTGCCGGCCACCGCGCACGCCTTGGACACTCCGGTCGCGTCGGTGCAATGGACGTTCAGCGCCTTCATGATCGGTATCGCGATCTCACAGGCGGTCTACGGGCCGATCTCGGACGCCTACGGGCGCAAGCGTGTCATCGTCTCAGGACTCGGCCTGTTCGTCCTGGCCTCACTGGTGTGCGCGGCGGCGCCGACTGTCGAGGTCTTCGCCGCGGGGCGGCTGTTGCAGGCCCTCGGCGCCGGATCCGGCATGGTCCTCGGTCGGGCGGTGATCAGTGATCTCTACGACGAGAAGGACGCGGCGCGAATGTTCGCCACGGTCATGCCGATCGTGGGCGTCTCCCCGTCCATCGCCCCCCTCATCGGTGGCTACCTGACCACGTACGTGTCCTGGCGCGCTCCGTTCCTGGTCACCGCACTGATCGGGTTGGCAACGCTGGTCGTCATGGCGCGCTCGATCCCCGAAAGCCTGCCGCCGGAACGCCGTAGCAGGCACCTGGGCGCCACGCTCCGGGGCTACCCCAGGCTGCTGGCCCAGCCCTTGTTCTGGGCCTACACCATGAACCTGGCAGTTGCCTACGGTGGCTACTTCGGGTACCTCGCCGCCTCGCCCCTGGTCTTCGAACGAATGGGTCTCGCCACCGAAACCACCAGCTACTGCTACATCACCGTCTCGATCGCCTACGTGGTGGGGAACCTCTCCTCGCGCAGGCTCGTCCGCACCCGACCCATCAACCAGTTGCTGTGGCTTGGTCACGGATTCTTCTTCGCCGGCGCACTGATGATGCTGGGCCTGGGCATCGCGGGAGTCGGCGCACCCTGGGGTCTGCTGGTGCTGGTCTTCATGCCGGTGATGACCTTCGGCAACGGGTTCCTGCTCCCGCTGTCGATGAGTGCGGGCGTAACTGCTTTCCGCACGGCGGCGGGCTCGGCCTCTGGGCTGATGGGAGCATTGCAACTCCTGGGTGCATCGCTGGGGATCTACCTCTCCAGCCTGCTGCCGGCCGGCGACCTGTTCGCTCTGGGCTGGTTCGTGGTGGGAGCCTCGCTCGTGGGAATCGCGGCCTTTGCGGTGTTCCTCTCGCAAGCCGCACAACGGGCCACTACGCAACCAACCGGAGGAGAGCCAACGCACACCATTGCCCCCAGAGGGGATCAGTAG
- a CDS encoding LysR family transcriptional regulator, which yields MELRQIQYFVAVAEQLHFGRAAEQLHIGQPTVSQQVRRLERELRTQLFDRSTRTVSLTPAGQALLPEARELLTALDSLTAKAQHLAASDTTTFRVGIGSAVGQRLDDFLDALTTASNGACFEFQTLPARTRLEQLRAGRLDAAFIRGIDSAPGLRLLPLWCDPMVVALPASHPRAAESRLDLADLAELPLLVASRTANPVLFETVTAACRKAGFEPTVGPPSTGLQDTLAGISAGTPGWTPIYPTAVNAVSSRRVMVLPLDGDPITIRMSLALREDADPNLMELLATASAQLRDTIAREGETCAELTPEVSGSNEIRT from the coding sequence GTGGAACTACGGCAGATCCAGTACTTCGTCGCCGTCGCTGAGCAGTTGCATTTCGGACGAGCGGCGGAACAGCTACACATAGGGCAGCCCACAGTCAGTCAACAGGTGCGTCGGTTGGAGCGCGAATTACGCACTCAGCTCTTCGATCGCTCCACCCGCACGGTCAGCCTCACCCCGGCCGGTCAGGCCCTGCTTCCCGAGGCTCGCGAACTGCTCACGGCCCTGGACTCCCTCACCGCCAAGGCTCAGCACCTGGCCGCCTCTGATACGACCACTTTTCGTGTCGGAATCGGCTCTGCCGTAGGACAGCGCCTGGACGACTTCCTCGATGCGCTGACCACCGCCAGTAACGGCGCATGCTTCGAGTTCCAGACGCTTCCGGCACGTACTCGCCTGGAGCAGTTGCGCGCGGGGCGACTGGACGCGGCGTTCATCCGTGGTATCGACAGTGCCCCGGGTCTGCGGCTTCTCCCACTGTGGTGCGACCCCATGGTGGTCGCACTACCGGCATCACACCCCCGGGCCGCCGAGTCCCGATTGGACTTGGCGGACCTGGCCGAGCTGCCACTGCTTGTGGCCTCCCGCACTGCGAACCCGGTGCTTTTCGAAACCGTGACCGCAGCCTGTCGCAAGGCGGGTTTCGAGCCGACCGTTGGTCCTCCCTCAACCGGGTTACAGGACACCCTGGCCGGAATCAGCGCCGGCACACCGGGCTGGACCCCGATCTACCCGACAGCGGTCAACGCGGTCTCCTCCCGTCGAGTGATGGTGCTCCCTCTCGACGGAGATCCCATCACGATTCGGATGTCTCTCGCACTTCGGGAAGATGCAGATCCCAACCTCATGGAATTGCTCGCCACGGCCAGTGCCCAACTCCGAGATACGATCGCGCGCGAGGGCGAGACGTGTGCTGAATTGACACCAGAGGTTTCGGGCAGTAACGAAATACGCACCTGA
- a CDS encoding helix-turn-helix domain-containing protein yields MADSMTDEQDTFAARLQRLFHVVPRPPEKGGGSYSVAEVASGVGVSRQHLYDLLSGKKQRPAWELVNNIANFFGVSVVYFGDDTAAEEYAQQLELLVALGKSDVKDIALRLGQLSPQHRGLLMNMMEQLQSLEQDDADQD; encoded by the coding sequence GTGGCTGACAGCATGACCGACGAGCAGGACACGTTCGCCGCTCGGCTGCAGAGGTTGTTTCACGTGGTCCCGCGCCCGCCCGAGAAGGGTGGCGGTAGCTACTCGGTGGCCGAGGTCGCATCCGGTGTCGGCGTCAGCCGACAGCACCTCTACGACCTGTTGTCCGGTAAGAAGCAGCGGCCCGCGTGGGAGCTGGTCAACAACATCGCGAATTTCTTCGGCGTCTCGGTGGTCTACTTCGGCGACGACACAGCAGCAGAAGAGTACGCACAACAGTTGGAACTGCTGGTTGCCCTTGGCAAGTCAGACGTCAAGGATATAGCACTGCGCCTGGGGCAGCTGTCTCCCCAGCACCGTGGGCTACTGATGAACATGATGGAGCAGCTTCAGTCCCTGGAACAGGACGATGCTGATCAGGATTGA
- a CDS encoding MAB_1171c family putative transporter, which produces MMFLPNLLMWAASGLAAMWKLVQLVRVPRDNWLRIVVVCTVMVFLALSAQLMVGAAGSSEVFPGQSPKLIQNVILTLFFALLIVLLQSAVSPVAKPKHGWIEVAIALLTCLALISTFASIDSDVGAVNYEDAGQTPGLLAFYALGNLYMSYATARGAHLAWTASDHTRSRARLSLRLASAGLAVNCIGTHIPRVVSTSGRLLLGIDPIPGTETWTTPILAIGIIAFFVGIGYPGGRTLVVKIRLWFEARRDYRKLRPLWSALSSQFPEIALFPPVHPLREMLHFRSMRFRYYRRIIECRDGLVSLSPYIADLGDDKTIIRQAELVRDAIVRRSEGRGPVSEASVIAAPAVSGMEADVQELLALACAWRKFSDRVGNSAV; this is translated from the coding sequence ATGATGTTTTTGCCGAATCTCCTTATGTGGGCTGCTTCCGGCCTTGCTGCCATGTGGAAACTAGTCCAGCTTGTTCGCGTTCCGCGCGATAACTGGCTTCGGATCGTCGTAGTTTGCACTGTCATGGTTTTCCTGGCGCTATCGGCGCAACTCATGGTCGGTGCGGCTGGATCTTCCGAGGTATTTCCGGGTCAGTCGCCTAAGCTCATTCAGAATGTAATTCTGACGCTCTTCTTCGCGTTGCTCATTGTCTTGCTGCAGTCTGCCGTTTCTCCAGTCGCCAAGCCGAAACATGGCTGGATCGAGGTTGCCATTGCACTACTGACCTGCCTCGCACTGATCAGCACATTCGCCTCGATCGATTCCGACGTTGGGGCCGTGAATTATGAAGACGCTGGCCAGACTCCGGGACTACTGGCGTTCTATGCGCTTGGGAATCTGTACATGAGCTATGCGACGGCGCGTGGTGCTCACCTCGCGTGGACCGCGTCCGACCACACCCGGTCGCGTGCTCGTCTGAGTCTCCGTCTGGCCTCTGCGGGACTGGCAGTGAACTGTATCGGTACCCATATCCCACGCGTAGTTTCTACGTCGGGACGGCTTCTGTTGGGCATCGATCCGATTCCTGGTACAGAAACATGGACAACCCCCATCTTGGCGATTGGCATAATCGCATTCTTTGTCGGGATTGGATATCCCGGGGGGCGAACACTCGTCGTGAAAATACGACTCTGGTTTGAGGCTCGCCGCGACTACCGTAAATTGCGCCCGCTATGGTCGGCGCTGTCCTCGCAATTTCCCGAAATCGCGCTCTTTCCTCCGGTGCACCCCTTGCGGGAGATGCTGCATTTCCGGTCTATGCGGTTCCGTTACTATCGGAGGATCATCGAGTGCCGCGATGGCCTTGTATCGCTCAGCCCCTACATTGCTGACCTTGGCGACGACAAAACGATTATCCGACAAGCAGAGCTTGTGCGGGATGCTATCGTACGCCGATCAGAGGGACGGGGGCCCGTTTCGGAGGCATCCGTTATCGCCGCCCCGGCGGTCTCCGGGATGGAGGCAGATGTTCAGGAATTGCTTGCGTTGGCCTGCGCCTGGAGGAAGTTTTCTGATCGCGTCGGAAACAGTGCCGTATAG
- a CDS encoding alpha/beta fold hydrolase: MGALQGTIEADGARLYYETRGEGPPVLIIQGGMGEAGATEQLADELARDNQVISYDRRGLSRSTDGGAVPITMARHADDAALVLSAATTQPARVIGASIGALIGLHLAVRHTDRVSMLVAHEPPMASLVLDHEREAELDKVAAAATVDVRAAIGHMASLTGGGQDSVQEGARSGPLVGDIDENLRWFFAQDFPAVRRSALSADEIVAAANTTTVIATGGVESRGGWEYRCAQKLARRLDHDLVEMPGGHNSLVSHPWALAVELKRLFMETGPDER, encoded by the coding sequence GTGGGGGCGCTTCAGGGGACCATCGAGGCCGACGGAGCCCGGCTCTACTACGAGACACGCGGCGAGGGCCCACCTGTCTTGATCATCCAGGGTGGCATGGGTGAAGCGGGCGCGACCGAACAGCTCGCTGACGAACTCGCTCGGGACAACCAAGTCATCTCCTATGACCGTCGTGGCCTGTCCAGAAGCACGGACGGAGGCGCTGTCCCGATCACTATGGCGCGCCACGCTGACGACGCGGCGCTGGTCCTGTCGGCCGCGACGACACAGCCGGCCCGAGTGATCGGGGCGAGTATCGGGGCGCTCATCGGACTTCACTTGGCGGTTCGGCACACAGATCGGGTCTCGATGCTGGTAGCGCATGAGCCGCCGATGGCCTCTCTGGTCCTGGACCATGAGCGTGAAGCAGAGCTGGACAAGGTCGCGGCTGCTGCGACGGTGGACGTCCGAGCGGCGATCGGCCACATGGCCTCACTGACCGGCGGTGGCCAGGACTCGGTGCAGGAGGGAGCGCGCTCGGGTCCCCTGGTCGGTGATATCGACGAGAACCTGCGCTGGTTCTTCGCCCAGGACTTTCCGGCGGTGCGGCGTTCGGCCTTGAGCGCGGATGAGATCGTGGCCGCTGCGAACACCACGACGGTCATTGCTACCGGCGGTGTGGAGTCACGAGGCGGGTGGGAGTACCGCTGTGCGCAGAAGCTGGCCCGACGTCTGGATCACGACCTCGTTGAAATGCCAGGCGGTCACAACAGTCTCGTCAGTCACCCATGGGCACTTGCCGTCGAGCTGAAGCGTCTGTTCATGGAGACAGGGCCAGATGAAAGGTGA
- a CDS encoding GntR family transcriptional regulator: MIDDWDPTRPKWEQIADVLRARIASGTYPPQHLVSEVRLEQEFGVARMTARKAVRALREEGLLITRPGMGSFVSRRHELVKQPDGD; encoded by the coding sequence GTGATCGACGACTGGGATCCAACGCGTCCGAAGTGGGAGCAGATAGCCGACGTGCTCAGGGCACGCATCGCGTCCGGCACATACCCGCCGCAGCATCTGGTGTCCGAGGTCCGGCTGGAGCAGGAGTTCGGCGTTGCCAGGATGACGGCACGGAAGGCCGTGCGGGCGCTGAGAGAAGAGGGATTACTGATCACGAGACCGGGCATGGGGTCGTTCGTCTCGCGGAGGCATGAGTTAGTGAAGCAGCCCGACGGCGACTGA
- a CDS encoding GntR family transcriptional regulator, with the protein MEFGPDDQIDYDGPVTPYRQLAEILRARIARGDWAPNRAIPSEARLVQEYGPARTTVRRAIKVLVEDGVLFVVPQRGTFVAKRSADNRPGEAGQES; encoded by the coding sequence ATGGAGTTCGGCCCTGATGACCAGATCGACTACGACGGCCCGGTGACTCCGTACCGGCAGCTGGCGGAGATCCTGCGCGCTCGCATCGCCCGCGGTGACTGGGCGCCGAACCGCGCGATTCCCTCCGAGGCGCGCCTCGTGCAGGAGTACGGGCCAGCCCGGACCACCGTCCGGCGTGCGATCAAGGTCCTTGTTGAGGACGGTGTCTTGTTCGTCGTCCCGCAACGCGGCACCTTTGTTGCCAAGCGTTCAGCTGACAACCGTCCAGGCGAAGCTGGCCAGGAGTCATAG
- a CDS encoding DUF6507 family protein, with amino-acid sequence MSSWDIEPAGVNSVLQAVGKMIGGEGGGDGLVGTTASVTQDLQYASSCSNSGPVSYALGGFLEAFAPKMHGMAAKSGGAVIGCGEATRAYLDGDTEMAAEAQSSARHVGDLGL; translated from the coding sequence CTGAGTTCGTGGGACATCGAGCCGGCGGGCGTCAACTCCGTCCTGCAGGCGGTAGGGAAGATGATCGGTGGCGAGGGCGGCGGAGACGGCCTGGTCGGGACCACGGCCAGCGTCACCCAGGACCTGCAGTACGCCTCCAGCTGCTCCAACAGCGGACCGGTCAGCTACGCCCTCGGTGGGTTCCTCGAAGCCTTCGCCCCCAAGATGCACGGGATGGCGGCCAAGAGCGGGGGCGCGGTCATCGGGTGCGGCGAGGCGACCCGCGCCTACCTTGACGGCGATACGGAGATGGCGGCCGAAGCCCAGTCCAGCGCGCGGCACGTCGGCGACCTCGGCCTCTAG